Within the Nitrosococcus wardiae genome, the region ATCTCTATCTAATGCTCCCCCTTAATTACTCCCTTTTTAGAAATCAGGCGAGCTTACGGCGCCGCCTAATGTGGCTAACACTAATCAAGCTAAGGCCAATACCCAGGAGGGCAATACTCGCCGGCTCAGGAACAGCTTGGGTGTTGAAGCTTGAATTGGCATCAGCCTCAAAGTGAAAATCTTCAGGCCCCTGACCTAAGCCATTGATACTGTCAGGCCCGTAGACCGGGGTATTACCCGCTACAGACAGCTCGGGATTAATGTTATCAAAGGGATCTTCCAAGGTCGCATTCAGCAAAAACTCGATAATGGTATCATTATTGATACCTTGAAAGAAGGTAGGATTAAAGAAGCCGATAGCCGCCTCCACCGTCGCATCTCCGCTACCTTGCACCGTTCGTATTCCCGGCAGATCATTGTTTCCGAAACCATCGAGCGACTGGATATTATTATTTGCCGAACCGCCAGTTAAGCTAAAACCAGCACCCAATATTGTTGGATTTACGCTAGCGGACAGGATCAGCGTGCCATCGTCATATCCCAACCCGCTGTTCCCGGTTATCCCGTCTGCATTGGTGGTGCCAGCGCTAAAATCATCATACCAGATATTCACTGTTCCGCCACTATGGTTAAAATCAACGGTGTCGGCAATGCCGTCTCCGTCGATATCGTTACTATCGGCAACTATCTCGTTAAGGGAGATTTCGTAAGTAATCTCGAATGGCCCCGCAGCTCCAGTTGGTATATTTGTAACGCCGCCAGTACCGCTCACTGAGGTAAGTTCGGATTGAATGAATGTTGTGAAAGTACTGTCATCGGCCAGTGGTATGGCATCGACTGCCAGAGCATTGCCCGGAAGCCAATCGAGGCCATCAACTGGCGTGAAAACGCCATCTTGGTCAAAATCGAAGCCAATAGTGTCTGCAACGACCGGCATCGCAACTGATAGTGATAAGGCAGCACCTACGCTGCTAGTAATTAGTTTCTTCTTAAACATTTCTGCAGTCTCCTCGCTATAATGGTGAAACTATTGACCTTATGTATGGACCGCTTAAATTAAAGCAATGTCTCGGATGAAGCGCTCCAAAATACTAGCGTGTTACTAGCATGTATAAAATGTAGCAAGCTTGATGCCAAGAGATTTATTTTTTTATATCTCAAGGTATTAAAGATAAATAATAAATTTTCTTGCCCCTGAGGAGGGCACATCTGTAAAGAATAATGATATCGCTAGTTATATTCTTGCTTTCTTAACTTTGGCTAAAGAGCCTCGTGAGATACCTGGCGATAATAAAGGTGAGCATCCCTGCCATCTGGTATTCCATGATTAAGCTCTGGCTAAGGTGAAGGTGTTTCCTAGGGCAGGAGCTTTAAAAAATTCCCGGCTTTTTTGTCCGCACTTTTTTATTCCCATGAAAGCGAGGGCAGCTAGAAAGCGGAGATTTGAGGTTGCTCCTGGCCACCTTTTATTCAATTATCACCTAGTCAATTTACGCAAACCCTTTAGTTATCCAATGCTTGGAGCAGAGTATGGGCTTCCTTTTCCTCGGCAAAGGGTTGTTTCGCATCCAAGAGATCATTAAGCACTTGCCGGGCCTGCGCGTTCTCTTCATTACGGGCTAGGGCCAGGGCAAAATGATACCGAATATCTGGGTTCTCAGGTGCCTTTTCCGAGGCTTTCCTTAGCAGGCGCAAGCCTTGTTTTATCTTACCTTTTTCAAGGAGTAACATTCCCAAGGTGTCCATGATTGGAGGGGTATTAGGCGCGAGTTCCATTGCTTTTTCAGCATATTCTAAAGCCTTCGACGGATCGTCTTGCCGCAACAGCCAGGCCAGATTATTAAGGGCTACCACGTTGTTTGGCGATTGCTCAACTACTTTAGCAAAGGCGAATGCTGCCTCTTGCTCCCGTTTAAGCGCCATGTAAAGGTTAGCCAGGTTAAATTGCGCCAATCTATCCTCTGGATGCTTTTTCAACCAATCTTCTAATGTCGCTAGGCTCCCATTTTGATTTCCTGCCTGGAACTGGGCAAGCGCAAGATTGACAATTACCTGACTGGTGGGAGAGTGCTTCAGCGCTTCCTTAAAGACTGCTACTGCTCCCTGAGGCCGGTTTTGGCGCATGGCCAACCACCCTTCCTGAGCTAATACCTCTGGATGTTCCGGATAAGCTTGCTTCAGCTCCTGGAACAGCTTATTAGCTTCTTTGGGTTTATTCTCCTGCATCAGCAGGCGGATCATGGCGATCTTGGAGAGGGCATGGTTGGGATCCAGCTTAAGCGCTTGATCAATCGCTTCCCGGAGCTTATTCCGGTGGTTTTGCGCGGAGTAAGCTTTGGCCAGGAGATAGTGGGCTTGGGCCGATTGGGGTTGAACTTCCACTAATTTCTGGAAAGTTCCCACCGCACTGGCGGCCTGGTTGGTCTCCAATTGGGCTGTTCCCATGACGGACAATAACGCTGGATATTGGGAATAACGGCTTTGGACCCCTTGCAGGAGTGCGAGGCTGCGCTCTGGTTCGCCTTGTGCCAAATAGTGGCGGGCCAATATTAACCGGGGCTCCAAGGCTCGAGGGTTTTCCTCCATGGCCTGTTCTATCCAGATTTTGGCTTCTTTAATCCGCCCCTGCCGGGAGTCCAGGGCACCAAGTTTGAGTAAGGTACGGAGGTGCCCAGGGTGGTGTTCCAAGGTTTGTTGATAAAGAGAGCGGGCTTTCTCTATTTCCCCTTTTTGGAGGGCCAATACCGCCAGGTTATGGGTGGCGGAAGGATTGCCCGGGGCGATTTCCAGGGCTTGTTGAAAGGCCTCCCGGGCCTTGCTCTCTTCTTTTTTTCCTAGATAAGCCAGGGCCACCAAATTAAGCGGAAGGGAACTGTCCGGCTTCTTTTCCTTGAGCCGTTGGGCCGCTTTTAGCGCTGGGTCGAATTCCCGTGCCCGTAAGTGACCCAATACCACTAGAAGATCTGCCTGGGGTAGTTGGGAATTTGAATCTAGTGCAATGGCTTTTTCTAGCTTTTCGATACCCTGTTCATGTTCCCCGGAGAGCATGAAACTTAGGCCCAGCTTCATGTAAGAGGCGGCGGACTCTGGGGATTCGGCCAGAACTTTTTGGAAGTAGGAAGTACTCTCTTTAAGTTTACCTTGTCCGAGGACTGCGTTCCCCATTAAATCTAGGGTTGCCACATCACTGGGGTGCCGTGTCAGCAGGGGCTCCAGTACTGATCCAGCACCGGCAAAGTCGCCCCGGCGAAGTCGGACTGCAGCGAGTACCTTTGCAGTCTGATCGGATTGGGGGAAGCGAGCCAAGAACCGGCTTAAGTGCCGTTCGGCTTGTTCAAGTTGGCCTTGCATATAGTGGGAGAGGCCGGCATAAAACACCGCCGGCATGTAGTCCCGCTTCTGATTCAGGGATTTTTGGAAGGCTGCCAGGGCTTCAGAGTATTTTTGTTGCTGGAAGTGCAGTAATCCTTGGGCGTAGGCACCTCCTGGGTGATTGGGCGCCCGCCTATTGAGGGTTTTTAAATCGTTTTCCGCACCATCATAGTCTTCCAGATAAATCCGTACCAACGCTCGGTTGAGCAGATCGGGGGCATTGTTAAGGCGGTGGGTAATGGCTTCCCCATAGGCCTGTTCAGCCTCCTTGGTATTTCCTTGAAAACGATCGAGATCGCCTAGCAGGCTCCAGGCGGGTGCAAAGTTAGGCGTAGCTTGGAGGACTTGGTCAAGCCATTTCCGGGTCTCCTCCAGGCGGTTCTGCGCGGCGGCAATCCGCGCCTTTCCAAAGCCAGCTTCTGGGGTATCAGGGCTGATAGAAAGGGCGGAATCATAGAATTTTTCTGCTTTTTCAAGCTCACCTAATTCAAGAGAGGCATGCCCTCGTAGGGCTAGCAGTTTAGCCTGTTCCTTTTCGGGAAGTCCTTGGGGATCGACCGGATCATCAAGTACCTGCTGAAATTTACCTTGGAGGAGTCTAGCTTGGCTGAGGGGAGCCGCGACAGTTTCGGGGGATAGACCAAGCTTAAGGGCTTGCCGCAATTCTTTTTCGGCGGCGGCCCCATCACCCACTTTTAGGTAAACCCGCCCGAGCAGTTCCCGAGCTTCAATATTGTCTGGTGTTTTCTGCAGGGCATTTTTCAGCTCAATAATGGTGGCTCTTATTTTTCCTTCACCTTGGTATTCTTTAGCACGGATGATGTGTTCTTCTGGGGTGAGTCTAGGTCCCGTATTGCAGCCTGTTACAAGGGCAACAGCCCATAATAAGGAGTAGGCTAGGATGATAGGGTGCAGTGGTGAGCAAGACATGGGCAACCTCGTAGCTTATAAGCTAAGTATTAAATTACATTTAACAAATTTTTCGAGCAGTACACCCCATTCCTTTAGGAAGGGAGGATGCGCTTTTTGATCCAAGAGCTAGATGTTAAAGCGAATACCCTCAGGTTGACTGCTTTGCGCTTAGATTTCTGGATAGTTTAAGCAAGCTCTTTAATTATTCTGGTCACTAGAGCAATTAATGTAGCTAATATTGTGTCTATCCGGAAGGGGATTTAAGCTCATCCTTTGTTAGGAAAATATCGCCTGAGGCATTTATTCTTGGGTAGGGGATAATGCCAACTCATCGTTTACAATGCTTTGGTGTAAGATTTTTTGACGCTTCTCAGCAGATTGGAGCAGCTTTCATAAAGAGGCCATTCAGGTACGTATATAGTATTTCCCGAATAAAGGGAGAGACGAATATCGACGTAGCAGGACCTTAATTTCTCAATCTAGCCGTATCTCTCCTATAAAGAAAGTATCGAGTATATTAAAAACCATCTGGGGAATAGTTTTGCTAAGCTTAACCTAGGCAAATCTCCAGAGGTGCATGGGATCAAGCTCCGCGAGCCTGTGGTGCGGGTAGAGAAAGAGCTTATGAATGCCCAATGCCTAAAGAATCAGTTTTTAACACCGTTAATCAAGTAGTCGATGGGCTTTATTTAAGGTGTAAATAAAGCTGACATGTCACCACTAAGACACAAAGAACCCAAATAAAGAAGGGATTTGAATAAGCTGAGAGATTGTTTTTCTTTGTAGTGACTTAGTGAATTATCCAGATTAGTGTGCTAAAAGTTTGGTTTACTAAAGTAAATAGGTGATTTTACTGACTCGCCAGACTATAGTCTAAAGGAATAGAATTAAGAGGGTAGCGTGGTATCCCAATTGAGGGTGTCATCAGAACCTAAACCCTTTCAAAAAAAAGCAATAATTTTTTCATAATAACAAAAGCGTTTGCTGCTAATCTCTTATGAAGAATCAGACACAATATCCACGCCAGTGGGAGGAGGGGGCATTTGAATGTGCCTAAGGTGTAAGGTTATTCCTCCATCACTAATGTTTCTTGTGGTGCTCCTGACAAGCCTAGCTCTCCTTGGTTGTGGCCCTAAATTGCCGCTGGCACCCGCCGTGGTGATAGACGAAGGAGAAACCCCCTTTTACATCATTGGACCGGGTGACACTGTAGAGATTTTTGTCTGGGGGAATCCTGAAGTTTCCACCGGTGCTCCGGTCCGACCGGATGGCCGTATTACGGTCCCCTTAGTGGAAGACTTACAGGCCACTGGCAAGACTCCGACTGAATTGGCGCGGGATCTGGAACAAGCCTTGGCCCGTTATATTCGGACGCCCGTGGTGACGGTCATGGTGGGTGGCTTTGTCGGGCGCTCTAGCGAGCAAATTCGTATCGTAGGCGAGGCGACTGAGCCTCAAGCTCTTCCCTATAGGGAGAAAATGACACTCCTTGATGTAATGATTGCGGTGGGGGGGATTACAGAGTTTGCCGAGGGTAATGATTCCGTTATCGTGCGTACCATCAATGGGGCAATGTCGCAGTACCGGGTGCGGATTGAGGATTTAATTAAGGATGGGGACATTACCGCCAATGTGCAGATGCTACCGGGGGATGTGTTAATTATTCCCGAGGCCTGGTTCTAAGGGTAAAGACGCCATGCATGAGATTTGGCTAAAGATATATGCTTATTTGCGTGGCACCTGGCGCTTTCGTTGGTATGCCATTGTAGTGGCATGGCTCATCGCCATCATAGGCTGGCCCCTAGTGTTCCAAATGCCTGATCATTACCAGTCTTCGGCCCGTATCCATGTGGATACTGATTCGCTGCTACGGCCCTTGTTACGGGGCTTAACAATTGAGCCTAATCTCCAGCAGCGGCTAGATCTGATGACCCGGACTCTGCTGAGCCGACCGAACTTGGAAAAGCTCGCCCGCATGACCGATATGGATCTCACCGCTAAAACTCCAGCGCAGATGGAAGCCCTGCTTAATCGACTTGAGAGCGGCATCCATATAGGAAGTGGCCGAGGGCACAATATTTATACGATTTCCTATAAAGACAAAGATCCCCAGCTTACCAAGGATGTGGTTCAAGCGGTGGTCACCACCTTTATGGAAGATGCCTTGGGAGCGACAAGGCAAGATAGAGACAGCGCCCAGCAGTTTCTGGAACAACAAATCAAAGAGTATGAAAATAAGATCCGTGCTACGGAAATGAAGCTGATGGATATGAAGCGCAAGTACAAAGGCTCGATGCCTGGCGAGCTTGTCGATTACTTCCGGCAACTGGAAAACTTGGAAGGTCGGTTGCAAGCAGCACACACTGAATTAGAGGTAGCTAGAACGCGGCGGGATGAGCTTGAGCGCCAGCTCAGCGGGGAGCAAGCTCTAGCTGCCTCTGGATCAAGTCCTATCGATACCCGAATTCGCTCCTTAGAGAAGAAGCTGGACGATCTGTCATTAAGGTACACGGAAAAACATCCTGATGTGATAGCAACGAAAGAGGTTATCGCTACGCTGCGCCAGCAAAAACAAGCTTTTATTGAGGAAGGAAAAAGTGGGGAAGCCTTATCGAAGGACAATCCTTTTTATCAGCAACTGCGAGTAGCGTTGGTGACTGCAGAAGGGGAAGTTGCTTCTCAAGAAGCGCGGGTGGCAGCTTTGGAAGAAGAGATGAAGCAGGTGCGAGGATTTATTGACAACATGCCTAAGCTTGCCCTAGAAATTTCGCAATTAAAGCGGGACTATGGCATTAATAAGAGAAATTATCATACGTTGCTAGAGCGCCAAGAATCGGCAGAAATGTCAGAGAGGGTGGAGCAATCTACAGATAATATCCAATTTCGTGTGATTGATCCGCCGAAGGTGCCGTTACGCCCTTCAGGTCCTAATCGCCCTGTGTTGCTATCCCTAGTTTTACTAGTGGGGGTTGGCGCAGGGGTGGGCGTTGCCTTTCTCCTCTCCCAACTGAAACCCACCTTTACTGACCGTAATGAGTTACAGGAACTTACCCAGTTGCCTGTTTTGGGGAGCGTATCGGTGCTATGGACACGGCAAGCGTTAATTAAGCAGCGGGTCAGATTAGCGGCGTTTCTTTTCTCCTCCAGCTTGCTTGTCGTTGCCTATGGGTTAGTTATGTCAGTAGATTTTTTTGATATCAAGATATTTAAGGTAATAGGGATTTAACGTTTTGGGGAAGAATAGCGAGCCCAGTATGGACAGTATAGAAAAGGCGATGCAACGCATGGATGCAGGTCTAGGGGAAGAAGTCTCTGCTGGGGATAAATCGTCTCCTTTTCGTAGCATGAAAAGAGGCATAACAGAGGATACCCCTACCCACGAGGCGCCGTCTAAATCAAGATCAAAAACATTGCAATTGGATCTTGAGATGCTTCGTACGCGAGGTTTTGTCACGCCCGATCTCCCCCGCAGTCGAGCGGCAGAAGAATACCGCTTGCTCAAACGACCTATTTTGAAACGGGCGCTTGGCCACAAATTGGCACCGGAAAGTGAACGAAGTAACCTTATTATGGTGACAAGTGCTGTGGCAGGAGAGGGCAAAACTTTTAACACCTTTAATCTTGCCATGAGCATGGTGATGGAGTATGACCACACGGTCCTACTCATTGATGCGGATCTCCTCAAACCCCAGTTGACACGTACCCTCGGTCTTGAAGGGCAGCGTGGCTTAGTGGACGTACTTTTGCACCCCGAGTTGGATCTAGGGGAGGTGATGATACGGACCGATATCCCCAATTTTAGCGTGGTACCAGCCGGCCAATCCCATTCCCGAACGACAGAGCTGCTCGCTAGTCAACAAATGGACAAACTGGCTGAGGAAATCTCCCGACGCTATCCGGAACGGATAGTCATTTTTGATACTTCGCCACTGCTAGCTACTAGCCAGCCAAGCGTCTTGGCGCATATCGTAGGACAAATAGTGTTGGTCGTGGAAGCCGAACATACTCCTCAAAGAGCTGTGGTTGAGGCCCTATCGCTACTTGATCGGTCTAAGCCTATTTGGATGGTACTGAACAAAAGTCGTGAGCTATTTGGTTCGGGAACTTCCGACCGTTATTATTACTATGGCTATAGCTGAGAGCTTATGGGCCCGCAGACGATTAAAGCTGGGTTCTTTGTTAGTCATGGTGGTTTGTGGGTTTTACTTGCCTGGAAGTAAGGGAGCAGAGTGGATATTTACCCCGCGGGGGAGTGTAGCGACAATTTACACGGATAATATCTTCCTAGCCCCTGCCGATGAGGAAGAAAGTGAGTTTGTCGTCCAAATCACACCCGGGTTTCTCTTGCAAGGCATCGGTAGTCGGTTCGACTTAGATTTAAACTACCAGGCGCAGAATTTATTTTTTGTCCGTGAGAGCGGCCGGAGTACGACCTTTAACCAGTTGCAAAGTCAGGCAACGGCTGAGCTCTATGAAAATCTCTTTTTTGTGGATGCTCGGAGCACTATAAGCCAGCAAATCATTTCAGCTCGGGACCGTGTCACAACGGGTAATCTTCCTATTACAGGTAATCGCAGTGATGTAATTACTTTTGGTGTGAGCCCCTATCTAAGAAACGATTTTGCGGGCTATGCGGAAACAGAACTGCGTTACACTTTTGATACTGTCCGGATTGAGCGGGGAGCTTCGGATAGCCTTTCCCATAGGGTTAATTTTGATATCAACAGCGGAGAGCGATTTACGCGCTTACGTTGGAATGGTCAGTACCGTAGACAACAGATTAACCGAAGCAACGGGGATGAGGCCCTATTCAGTCGTGGCTCGGATGTGCGATTTGAGCGCGCCTTTGGTTTGGTTGGTTACCAACTAACCGACGAGTACAGCCTGCTCGCTGAGGCGGGATACACCAACAACGATTTTAGAAGTAGGCGGAATATTCGTAATGGCTTTTTTTGGGCGGTAGGTTTAGAGTGGCGACCATCGCGGTATTTCTCTGCGGAAGCTTTGTATGGTCCCCGCAATAAGCGAGCACGTATCACTTTTTCACCCCATGCCCGTGTTTCTATGGAGCTCAATTGGCGGGAACGTGATGTGGGATTAAACCCAGGGACGGTTTTTAATGGGTTTCTGCGTTACCGTAGGCGGCATAGCAGTTGGGAAGCCCGCTACTTTGAAACGACTAACACGATTCAACAACTCTTAACTGAGCAGCAGGTCTTTGCGCGTGAAGATCCCCTGACTGGTGAACCGATTATTGGACCGGGGGGAGAACCCATTTTAGTAGATCCAGATATCTTTTCCCTAACTGACGAAGTCCTTGTCCGCAAAAGATTTCAGCTGACCCAAACTTATACCAAGGGGAGGACCTCTTTGCGGTTCTCTGCTTTCAAAGAAGAACGTGAGTTTGGGGAAACTCTCAGAACACAAGACGGCTTTGGCGGTAATGCAACTTGGACTTGGCGTTTTGCTAAGCGGATGCGTTCTAATTTGCGGCTGTTTGCTCAAAATATCGAGTTTTCTGAAGATGACCGCAGTGACCTGTTTTGGTCTCTACAGGCTTCCCTTACCCGTGATCTCAGCCGTCAGATGCAGGGAGCTGTAATTTTTCAACACAGTGAGCGAGAATCTACCCAAGGTGGGCGTGAATTTCAGGAAAACAGGGTGACTGCCCAGGTGACTTATACTTTTTAGAGCATTTGAGGCGTGTAGCTTGCTCTGCGCCTCGTATAAATTCACCACCTAGACGCCAAAGCACATGAAAAGGTAAGGAGTCAGCATAAGTCAATGGACAGCCCAGCGATTAAGGTAATGTGTGTAGTAGGTGCACGCCCGAATTTTATGAAAATTGCGCCAGTGATCGCCGCATTGCGTGAAGTAGGTCTGGGGGTGCAATTGGTGCATACGGGGCAACATTATGACGTTGCTATGCAGCAGCAGTTTTTTGAACAGTTGGGCATCCCGCAACCGGATATGGATTTAGAAGTGGGATCGGCTAGCCATGCGGTACAGACTGCTGAGATCATGCGGCGCTTTGAACCTGTGCTGGATTCAGAACAGCCCCATACCGTGCTAGTTGTCGGCGATGTTAATTCCACGGTAGCTTGCGCTTTAGTGGCGGTCAAAAAAAATATTCCCGTGGTACATGTGGAGGCCGGCTTGCGCAGTTATGATCGCTCCATGCCTGAGGAAATCAATCGAGTATTGACTGATCAGATCTCTGAACTATTGTTTACCACTGAGGCCGCTGCTGCTGATAACCTCCGGCGCGAAGGGATTGATAGCTCACGAATTCACTTTGTTGGCAATGTCATGATAGATACCTTGTATAAAAATTTAGAAAAAGCGATACCCGCTAAGCAGACTTTATCAGCAGCTTTGGATTCCCATGTTCTCCTTGACAATGGCTTTGCCGTATTAACATTACATCGGCCTTCTAATGTAGATGAGCCTGGGATATTAACAGACCTATTGAATACGATACTTAAGCTTAGCGAGCATTTACCCATAGTATTTCCTGTCCACCCTCGCAC harbors:
- the wecB gene encoding non-hydrolyzing UDP-N-acetylglucosamine 2-epimerase; this translates as MDSPAIKVMCVVGARPNFMKIAPVIAALREVGLGVQLVHTGQHYDVAMQQQFFEQLGIPQPDMDLEVGSASHAVQTAEIMRRFEPVLDSEQPHTVLVVGDVNSTVACALVAVKKNIPVVHVEAGLRSYDRSMPEEINRVLTDQISELLFTTEAAAADNLRREGIDSSRIHFVGNVMIDTLYKNLEKAIPAKQTLSAALDSHVLLDNGFAVLTLHRPSNVDEPGILTDLLNTILKLSEHLPIVFPVHPRTAARIDKIGMKGLFDSGRILRLSPLGYLEMLGLMLSAKVVLTDSGGMQEETTALNIPCLTLRENTERPITVLQGTNTIVGTDPERIEQAFDKALSEYQGETKIPDLWDGRAAQRIGQIMKQWLA
- a CDS encoding PEP-CTERM sorting domain-containing protein, with the protein product MFKKKLITSSVGAALSLSVAMPVVADTIGFDFDQDGVFTPVDGLDWLPGNALAVDAIPLADDSTFTTFIQSELTSVSGTGGVTNIPTGAAGPFEITYEISLNEIVADSNDIDGDGIADTVDFNHSGGTVNIWYDDFSAGTTNADGITGNSGLGYDDGTLILSASVNPTILGAGFSLTGGSANNNIQSLDGFGNNDLPGIRTVQGSGDATVEAAIGFFNPTFFQGINNDTIIEFLLNATLEDPFDNINPELSVAGNTPVYGPDSINGLGQGPEDFHFEADANSSFNTQAVPEPASIALLGIGLSLISVSHIRRRRKLA
- a CDS encoding XrtA-associated tyrosine autokinase encodes the protein MDSIEKAMQRMDAGLGEEVSAGDKSSPFRSMKRGITEDTPTHEAPSKSRSKTLQLDLEMLRTRGFVTPDLPRSRAAEEYRLLKRPILKRALGHKLAPESERSNLIMVTSAVAGEGKTFNTFNLAMSMVMEYDHTVLLIDADLLKPQLTRTLGLEGQRGLVDVLLHPELDLGEVMIRTDIPNFSVVPAGQSHSRTTELLASQQMDKLAEEISRRYPERIVIFDTSPLLATSQPSVLAHIVGQIVLVVEAEHTPQRAVVEALSLLDRSKPIWMVLNKSRELFGSGTSDRYYYYGYS
- a CDS encoding TIGR03016 family PEP-CTERM system-associated outer membrane protein, which encodes MSYLVRELPTVIITMAIAESLWARRRLKLGSLLVMVVCGFYLPGSKGAEWIFTPRGSVATIYTDNIFLAPADEEESEFVVQITPGFLLQGIGSRFDLDLNYQAQNLFFVRESGRSTTFNQLQSQATAELYENLFFVDARSTISQQIISARDRVTTGNLPITGNRSDVITFGVSPYLRNDFAGYAETELRYTFDTVRIERGASDSLSHRVNFDINSGERFTRLRWNGQYRRQQINRSNGDEALFSRGSDVRFERAFGLVGYQLTDEYSLLAEAGYTNNDFRSRRNIRNGFFWAVGLEWRPSRYFSAEALYGPRNKRARITFSPHARVSMELNWRERDVGLNPGTVFNGFLRYRRRHSSWEARYFETTNTIQQLLTEQQVFAREDPLTGEPIIGPGGEPILVDPDIFSLTDEVLVRKRFQLTQTYTKGRTSLRFSAFKEEREFGETLRTQDGFGGNATWTWRFAKRMRSNLRLFAQNIEFSEDDRSDLFWSLQASLTRDLSRQMQGAVIFQHSERESTQGGREFQENRVTAQVTYTF
- a CDS encoding XrtA/PEP-CTERM system exopolysaccharide export protein, which gives rise to MFLVVLLTSLALLGCGPKLPLAPAVVIDEGETPFYIIGPGDTVEIFVWGNPEVSTGAPVRPDGRITVPLVEDLQATGKTPTELARDLEQALARYIRTPVVTVMVGGFVGRSSEQIRIVGEATEPQALPYREKMTLLDVMIAVGGITEFAEGNDSVIVRTINGAMSQYRVRIEDLIKDGDITANVQMLPGDVLIIPEAWF
- a CDS encoding XrtA system polysaccharide chain length determinant, which produces MHEIWLKIYAYLRGTWRFRWYAIVVAWLIAIIGWPLVFQMPDHYQSSARIHVDTDSLLRPLLRGLTIEPNLQQRLDLMTRTLLSRPNLEKLARMTDMDLTAKTPAQMEALLNRLESGIHIGSGRGHNIYTISYKDKDPQLTKDVVQAVVTTFMEDALGATRQDRDSAQQFLEQQIKEYENKIRATEMKLMDMKRKYKGSMPGELVDYFRQLENLEGRLQAAHTELEVARTRRDELERQLSGEQALAASGSSPIDTRIRSLEKKLDDLSLRYTEKHPDVIATKEVIATLRQQKQAFIEEGKSGEALSKDNPFYQQLRVALVTAEGEVASQEARVAALEEEMKQVRGFIDNMPKLALEISQLKRDYGINKRNYHTLLERQESAEMSERVEQSTDNIQFRVIDPPKVPLRPSGPNRPVLLSLVLLVGVGAGVGVAFLLSQLKPTFTDRNELQELTQLPVLGSVSVLWTRQALIKQRVRLAAFLFSSSLLVVAYGLVMSVDFFDIKIFKVIGI
- the prsT gene encoding XrtA/PEP-CTERM system TPR-repeat protein PrsT, whose protein sequence is MSCSPLHPIILAYSLLWAVALVTGCNTGPRLTPEEHIIRAKEYQGEGKIRATIIELKNALQKTPDNIEARELLGRVYLKVGDGAAAEKELRQALKLGLSPETVAAPLSQARLLQGKFQQVLDDPVDPQGLPEKEQAKLLALRGHASLELGELEKAEKFYDSALSISPDTPEAGFGKARIAAAQNRLEETRKWLDQVLQATPNFAPAWSLLGDLDRFQGNTKEAEQAYGEAITHRLNNAPDLLNRALVRIYLEDYDGAENDLKTLNRRAPNHPGGAYAQGLLHFQQQKYSEALAAFQKSLNQKRDYMPAVFYAGLSHYMQGQLEQAERHLSRFLARFPQSDQTAKVLAAVRLRRGDFAGAGSVLEPLLTRHPSDVATLDLMGNAVLGQGKLKESTSYFQKVLAESPESAASYMKLGLSFMLSGEHEQGIEKLEKAIALDSNSQLPQADLLVVLGHLRAREFDPALKAAQRLKEKKPDSSLPLNLVALAYLGKKEESKAREAFQQALEIAPGNPSATHNLAVLALQKGEIEKARSLYQQTLEHHPGHLRTLLKLGALDSRQGRIKEAKIWIEQAMEENPRALEPRLILARHYLAQGEPERSLALLQGVQSRYSQYPALLSVMGTAQLETNQAASAVGTFQKLVEVQPQSAQAHYLLAKAYSAQNHRNKLREAIDQALKLDPNHALSKIAMIRLLMQENKPKEANKLFQELKQAYPEHPEVLAQEGWLAMRQNRPQGAVAVFKEALKHSPTSQVIVNLALAQFQAGNQNGSLATLEDWLKKHPEDRLAQFNLANLYMALKREQEAAFAFAKVVEQSPNNVVALNNLAWLLRQDDPSKALEYAEKAMELAPNTPPIMDTLGMLLLEKGKIKQGLRLLRKASEKAPENPDIRYHFALALARNEENAQARQVLNDLLDAKQPFAEEKEAHTLLQALDN